From a region of the Streptomyces sp. B21-083 genome:
- a CDS encoding glycosyl hydrolase family 28-related protein gives MRMTSSSTRRAVLGGAVAVAAGAVAAGAGIAAAAGPGTPSTGTPSTGTPSTGTPLLWREFERTPFTHLQIPYIGRAGCFGGAVRRPRRPAVADVRDFGAVADGVTDSAPAINRAIAAAGRAGGGTVTIPPGTFRIDDVIRLDRSNVTLKGAGSGRTTLYATKNLTELIGAYGSRYGGDKSGWSWAGGLIWLAPRARWSSLVAAIRAKAWPFEGWTGNRRDEWRPLTAVAPARQGSWTITVTNPTSLRPGALVLLRLADDAEHTLLEHMCGGGPGPEAYFWEDKTKLTSYVPYEWPVRIARVRGRTVTLERPLPLDVRPEWNPQLTTHVAELTGSGVEGLTLEAMETPQQPHLLDKGHNGVVLQCAYDCWVDDVTVRHVDNGFGLVSASACTLRRTRVTGRGSHHPYFCREGSHDNLVEDFTIEERTVPAPSNTQLHGINVEGLSSYNVWSRGDMRMGTFDSHRGLPFANVRTDITLNNNGRHGGDASAGPLFGARFAHWNIRVTNARAGLVRIDGLAPYSATVGIDEVREFDQIDVPDLTGDLHSRLELYGSPHAVRPRNLHTAQRAL, from the coding sequence ATGCGCATGACCTCCAGTTCGACCAGGCGCGCCGTCCTTGGCGGCGCCGTCGCCGTAGCGGCCGGTGCGGTAGCGGCCGGTGCCGGCATCGCGGCGGCCGCCGGACCGGGAACCCCGTCGACCGGAACGCCGTCGACCGGAACGCCGTCGACCGGAACCCCGCTCCTCTGGCGGGAGTTCGAACGCACCCCCTTCACCCACCTGCAGATCCCCTACATCGGCCGCGCGGGTTGCTTCGGCGGCGCGGTCCGCCGCCCCCGCCGCCCCGCTGTCGCCGACGTACGCGATTTCGGCGCCGTGGCCGACGGCGTGACCGACTCCGCCCCCGCGATCAACCGGGCCATCGCCGCCGCCGGCCGGGCCGGCGGCGGCACGGTCACCATCCCGCCCGGCACGTTCCGTATCGACGACGTGATCCGCCTGGACCGGTCGAACGTGACCCTCAAGGGCGCCGGCAGCGGCCGTACGACCCTGTACGCGACGAAGAACCTCACCGAACTGATCGGCGCCTACGGCTCCCGCTACGGCGGCGACAAGTCGGGCTGGTCATGGGCGGGAGGCCTGATCTGGCTTGCCCCCAGGGCCCGTTGGTCCTCTCTCGTCGCCGCGATCAGGGCGAAGGCGTGGCCCTTCGAGGGATGGACGGGCAACCGGCGCGACGAGTGGCGCCCGCTCACAGCGGTCGCCCCGGCCCGGCAGGGCTCATGGACGATCACGGTGACGAACCCGACGTCACTGCGCCCCGGCGCCCTGGTCCTCCTCCGGCTGGCCGACGACGCGGAGCACACGCTCCTGGAGCACATGTGCGGCGGCGGGCCCGGACCCGAGGCCTACTTCTGGGAGGACAAGACGAAGCTGACGTCGTACGTCCCCTACGAGTGGCCCGTCCGCATCGCCAGGGTCCGGGGCCGCACGGTCACCCTCGAACGACCGCTGCCACTCGACGTACGCCCCGAATGGAACCCTCAACTGACCACGCATGTCGCGGAGTTGACGGGCTCCGGAGTGGAGGGCCTGACCCTTGAGGCCATGGAGACCCCGCAGCAGCCGCATCTGCTGGACAAGGGGCACAACGGCGTCGTCCTGCAGTGCGCGTACGACTGCTGGGTGGACGACGTGACGGTCCGCCACGTCGACAACGGCTTCGGCCTCGTGTCCGCCTCCGCGTGCACCCTGCGGCGGACACGTGTCACCGGCCGCGGCTCCCACCACCCCTACTTCTGCCGTGAGGGCTCGCACGACAACCTCGTCGAGGACTTCACCATCGAGGAGCGCACCGTCCCCGCCCCCTCGAACACCCAACTGCACGGCATCAACGTCGAGGGGCTGTCCTCGTACAACGTCTGGTCGCGCGGCGACATGCGGATGGGCACCTTCGACAGCCACCGCGGACTGCCCTTCGCCAACGTCCGCACCGACATCACCCTGAACAACAACGGCCGCCACGGCGGTGACGCGAGCGCCGGCCCCCTGTTCGGCGCCCGCTTCGCCCACTGGAACATCCGCGTCACCAACGCGCGCGCGGGACTCGTCAGGATCGACGGCCTGGCACCGTACTCCGCCACCGTCGGCATCGACGAGGTCAGGGAGTTCGACCAGATCGACGTCCCCGACCTCACCGGCGACCTCCATAGCCGCCTGGAGCTGTACGGCAGCCCGCACGCGGTACGGCCGCGGAATCTGCACACTGCACAACGCGCGCTCTAG
- a CDS encoding LacI family DNA-binding transcriptional regulator: MTSMAPTGSGQGRRRALAAIAGQVGVSVSTVPKVLHDRSDVSAETRVSV; this comes from the coding sequence ATGACGTCAATGGCTCCGACGGGATCCGGCCAGGGAAGACGGCGCGCTCTCGCCGCGATTGCTGGTCAGGTGGGCGTCTCGGTGTCCACCGTCCCTAAGGTGCTCCATGATAGATCCGATGTATCAGCGGAGACGCGGGTCAGCGTGTAG
- a CDS encoding discoidin domain-containing protein, with protein sequence MRRGHLSLLAVVTALLTSPVQTQAHAHAAQSGRAYHVAPRGSDHAPGTPAGPLRTIGACLERVRPGDTCLVHRGTYREQLTPPSGTEGAPVTIAAYGDGPVTVDGTERVTGWKDAGGGLIATDTDLPSGIDFNAVFLDNTRAAEGRWPNSGADPLNVTWAEADATSTDQHIDDTDLPDAGWTGATVHLWAGSNPWAQQTGTVTAASTGKLDFHGGNYRCPPLCMGNQTYRNYYLVGSKAALDQPGEWYYDKAAHRLYMVPPKDGIAGHTVTAKHRLWAVDLSDSSYVTVRGLNLWGTSLRTGKSSTGVVVDGLHATYISEFSTLPMPPDGDLAVEPFEGNIVASRILDSGVQILGTGNTLKNSEIARSAGDGVLVRGTGNTVTDNYIHDVGWMGSYTPGIEINGNGHTVTHNTIRRTGRAAIDTAWQLNGTEFHDNRIAYNDMSEAMRTSRDGSPFYVCCSLNGSGTSVDHNTAHDADGQNGYYVDNYSGHFRLHHNVAWNTGSRGVFFNGHTGPSIANEDHNSSYGVGVNVASVALGGATDASGSYFSNIVGPKPVTATRTGNPLPVVRSNLISEKPGYSDAVNGELWLTPGSPAIDAGEVVDGVTTDTVGAAPDQGAYEYGAPVWSTGCDLPDCRQRVRHGEWTATASDGTDARAGVDGDINTRWTGAAPQAVGQSLTVDLGESKTFGRLSLDAGRDTSGQPYGFTVSVSRDGTHWGEPLARVSGRSFTQDAVFPRQTTARYVRVTLTANGPTPWDVNDIRLYAEGPDAASTLQAEQATSVRGVARGTAATGALGSGDRLGFDAVNVRGRHFTVRLASTCARGCSLRLRLDSPDGPVAAVVPLTDTGGEWRERSVVLRRKVGGTHDLYLVAKGGARVAALDWLTIRP encoded by the coding sequence ATGAGACGCGGACATCTCTCCCTGCTGGCCGTCGTGACGGCGCTGCTGACGTCCCCGGTCCAGACCCAGGCGCATGCGCACGCGGCGCAGTCCGGCCGCGCGTACCACGTCGCGCCTCGCGGCAGCGACCACGCACCCGGCACGCCGGCAGGTCCGCTGCGTACCATCGGCGCCTGCCTCGAACGAGTCCGCCCCGGCGACACCTGCCTGGTCCACCGGGGCACCTACCGTGAGCAACTCACCCCTCCCTCCGGCACCGAGGGTGCTCCGGTCACGATCGCCGCGTACGGAGACGGTCCGGTGACCGTCGACGGAACGGAGCGGGTGACCGGCTGGAAGGACGCGGGCGGCGGACTGATCGCCACCGACACCGACCTCCCGTCCGGCATTGACTTCAACGCGGTGTTCCTGGACAACACCCGTGCCGCTGAGGGCCGTTGGCCCAACTCCGGCGCCGATCCGCTGAACGTCACCTGGGCCGAGGCCGACGCCACCTCCACCGACCAGCACATCGACGACACCGACCTGCCCGACGCCGGCTGGACCGGCGCCACCGTGCACCTGTGGGCGGGCTCCAACCCATGGGCCCAGCAGACCGGCACGGTCACCGCCGCCTCGACGGGCAAGCTGGACTTCCACGGCGGCAACTACCGCTGCCCGCCCCTGTGCATGGGCAACCAGACCTACCGCAACTACTACCTCGTCGGGTCGAAGGCCGCCCTCGACCAGCCCGGCGAGTGGTACTACGACAAGGCCGCGCACCGGCTTTACATGGTCCCCCCGAAGGACGGCATCGCCGGACACACGGTGACCGCCAAGCACCGGCTGTGGGCCGTCGACCTGAGCGACAGTTCGTACGTCACCGTGCGCGGGCTGAACCTCTGGGGCACTTCCCTCCGAACGGGCAAGTCGAGTACGGGAGTTGTGGTCGACGGGCTGCACGCCACGTACATCTCCGAGTTCTCCACCCTGCCGATGCCGCCGGACGGTGATCTCGCGGTCGAGCCGTTCGAAGGCAACATCGTCGCCTCCCGCATCCTCGACTCGGGCGTGCAGATCCTCGGCACCGGCAACACCCTGAAGAACAGCGAGATCGCGCGGTCGGCCGGCGACGGCGTCCTGGTCCGTGGCACCGGCAACACCGTCACCGACAACTACATCCACGACGTCGGATGGATGGGCAGTTACACCCCCGGCATCGAGATCAACGGCAACGGCCACACGGTCACCCACAACACGATCCGGCGTACCGGACGGGCGGCCATCGACACCGCCTGGCAGCTCAACGGCACCGAGTTCCACGACAACCGCATCGCCTACAACGACATGTCCGAGGCGATGCGCACCTCCCGCGACGGCTCCCCCTTCTATGTGTGCTGCAGCCTGAACGGCTCGGGCACCTCCGTCGACCACAACACCGCGCACGACGCCGACGGCCAGAACGGCTACTACGTCGACAACTACTCCGGCCACTTCAGGCTCCACCACAACGTCGCCTGGAACACCGGCAGCCGGGGCGTCTTCTTCAACGGGCACACCGGCCCGAGCATCGCCAACGAGGACCACAACTCCAGTTACGGAGTGGGCGTCAACGTCGCCTCGGTCGCCCTCGGCGGCGCGACGGACGCGTCAGGTTCGTACTTCAGCAACATCGTCGGGCCCAAGCCGGTCACCGCGACGCGGACCGGAAACCCACTGCCGGTCGTCCGCTCCAACCTGATCAGCGAGAAGCCCGGCTACTCGGACGCCGTCAACGGTGAGCTGTGGCTGACACCGGGTTCGCCCGCCATCGACGCGGGCGAGGTGGTCGACGGCGTCACGACCGACACCGTGGGCGCGGCTCCCGACCAGGGCGCCTACGAGTACGGCGCTCCCGTCTGGTCGACCGGTTGCGATCTGCCCGACTGCCGGCAACGGGTACGCCATGGCGAGTGGACCGCCACGGCGAGCGACGGCACCGATGCCCGGGCCGGCGTCGACGGCGACATCAACACCCGCTGGACGGGCGCCGCCCCGCAGGCTGTCGGCCAGTCCCTGACCGTCGACCTCGGCGAGAGCAAGACCTTCGGCCGGCTCTCCCTCGACGCGGGCCGTGACACCAGCGGGCAGCCGTACGGCTTCACGGTCTCCGTGAGCCGCGACGGCACGCACTGGGGTGAGCCCCTCGCCAGGGTCTCCGGCCGCTCCTTCACCCAGGACGCGGTGTTCCCCCGGCAGACCACCGCCCGCTACGTACGCGTCACGCTGACCGCGAACGGGCCGACGCCCTGGGACGTCAACGACATCAGGCTGTACGCGGAAGGGCCCGACGCCGCCTCGACGCTCCAGGCCGAACAGGCCACCTCTGTAAGAGGAGTGGCGCGCGGCACGGCGGCCACCGGTGCCCTCGGCTCGGGCGACAGGCTGGGCTTCGACGCGGTGAACGTCCGGGGCAGGCATTTCACCGTGCGCCTCGCCTCCACCTGCGCGCGGGGCTGCTCGCTCCGGTTGCGCCTGGACTCACCGGACGGCCCGGT